One window of the Streptomyces sp. TS71-3 genome contains the following:
- a CDS encoding TetR-like C-terminal domain-containing protein, producing the protein MDFSGTATSDQSGGLPSAVKDTARRLLVKLGAAGLGLKDVADGGGLALADVEAVFPHRDDLLTALIVDAYNGSAAAMERADQAARDAGAPAGARLLAVARALRAWSFENAAEFTLIYGSPVPEYHAPGSTVPPASRTPAVLAGIVRSALQAGELAPPRRAVPGPPLLLPAAEQLFGGVPEAPFSDIIERGIVLWSSLIGLLVFQVLSRTHDSVRDESAFFDYAIAVAAEGIGLTVPVGEHTD; encoded by the coding sequence ATGGATTTTTCCGGAACGGCGACCTCCGATCAGAGCGGTGGGCTGCCGTCGGCCGTCAAGGACACGGCGCGCCGGCTGCTGGTGAAACTGGGCGCCGCGGGACTCGGCCTCAAGGACGTCGCCGACGGCGGCGGGCTGGCCCTCGCCGATGTGGAAGCCGTCTTTCCGCACCGGGACGACCTGCTGACGGCGCTCATCGTCGACGCCTACAACGGGTCCGCCGCCGCGATGGAGCGGGCTGACCAGGCCGCCAGGGACGCCGGTGCGCCGGCGGGCGCGCGGCTCCTCGCGGTCGCTCGCGCGCTGCGGGCGTGGTCCTTCGAGAACGCCGCCGAGTTCACGCTGATCTACGGCTCGCCGGTGCCGGAATACCACGCTCCGGGGAGCACCGTGCCACCCGCCTCCCGCACTCCCGCGGTGCTTGCCGGCATCGTGCGTTCGGCGCTTCAGGCCGGTGAACTGGCGCCGCCCCGCCGGGCGGTGCCGGGGCCGCCGCTGCTTCTGCCGGCGGCCGAGCAGCTTTTCGGCGGGGTCCCCGAGGCCCCGTTCTCGGACATCATCGAGCGCGGCATCGTGCTCTGGAGCAGTCTGATCGGGCTCCTGGTCTTCCAGGTCCTCAGCCGTACCCACGACAGCGTCCGGGACGAGTCCGCCTTCTTCGACTACGCCATCGCGGTGGCGGCCGAGGGCATCGGGCTCACCGTTCCCGTGGGCGAACACACCGACTAG
- a CDS encoding GAF domain-containing protein, protein MSEQGALWRRRTVLERQWARHVPELKAKGRPLGGGPAVRDEVTESWIRSVETVDPTRDSAPVGQEGVHALWSGSPLCGPVQDLAGELRSVADDAGFVAAVTDEDGTILWTYGGRVMRRRAERVNFAPGGRWDEPAMGTNALSLALRTGLPSTVFSAEHLVAALHGWVCYCAPIHGPDGHVLGVLDLSTTWDRSHPLAMSTVRMMASAIEGALRDRHGVAAGPGPVPAGGGLELVCLGGESATRDGVPMHLPPRQLEILALLALEPEGSSPSRLREALYGTRPVSASTFKAEVSHLRRALGGHVATRRYELTVPVVCDAVEVLRALERGDTTTALELYRGPLLPHSEAPGIVGWREHIEVAVREAVLASTRPEHALRYGERAPFDAEIHAYALRILGPNDARRGIAAGRLTTALRG, encoded by the coding sequence ATGTCGGAGCAGGGAGCGCTGTGGCGGCGGCGGACCGTGCTGGAACGCCAGTGGGCACGCCACGTACCGGAGTTGAAGGCCAAGGGCAGGCCGCTCGGCGGCGGCCCCGCGGTGCGCGACGAGGTGACCGAATCCTGGATCCGCTCCGTGGAGACGGTGGACCCCACGCGGGACAGCGCCCCCGTGGGGCAGGAGGGCGTGCACGCGCTGTGGTCCGGCTCGCCGCTGTGCGGGCCCGTGCAGGACCTGGCCGGCGAGCTGCGCAGCGTGGCCGACGACGCGGGGTTCGTTGCGGCGGTGACCGATGAGGACGGCACGATCCTGTGGACGTACGGCGGCCGCGTGATGCGGCGCCGCGCGGAACGCGTGAACTTCGCCCCCGGCGGCCGCTGGGACGAGCCCGCCATGGGCACCAACGCGCTGTCGCTGGCCCTGCGCACCGGCCTGCCCAGCACGGTGTTCTCCGCCGAGCACCTGGTCGCGGCGCTGCACGGCTGGGTCTGCTACTGCGCGCCGATCCACGGTCCGGACGGGCACGTGCTGGGCGTGCTCGACCTGTCGACGACCTGGGACCGCTCGCATCCGCTGGCCATGTCCACCGTGCGCATGATGGCGTCGGCCATCGAGGGCGCGCTGCGCGACCGGCACGGCGTGGCCGCGGGACCGGGCCCGGTCCCGGCGGGCGGGGGGCTGGAACTGGTCTGTCTCGGCGGCGAGAGCGCGACGCGCGACGGGGTGCCGATGCACCTGCCGCCGCGGCAGCTGGAGATCCTGGCGCTGCTGGCGCTGGAACCGGAAGGCTCCTCTCCGAGCCGGCTGCGCGAGGCGCTGTACGGGACCCGTCCGGTCAGCGCGTCCACGTTCAAGGCGGAGGTGTCCCATCTGCGGCGCGCCCTCGGCGGGCATGTCGCCACGCGGCGCTACGAGCTGACGGTGCCCGTGGTCTGCGACGCGGTGGAGGTGCTGAGGGCCCTGGAGCGCGGCGACACGACGACCGCCCTGGAGCTCTACCGCGGCCCGCTGCTCCCCCACTCGGAGGCCCCCGGGATCGTCGGCTGGCGGGAGCACATCGAGGTGGCGGTGCGGGAGGCGGTCCTGGCCAGCACCCGGCCCGAGCACGCGCTGCGCTACGGCGAGCGGGCGCCGTTCGACGCCGAGATCCACGCGTACGCGCTGCGGATCCTCGGCCCGAACGACGCGCGCCGCGGGATCGCGGCGGGCAGGCTGACGACGGCGCTGCGGGGGTGA
- a CDS encoding toxin, with protein sequence MRGTRKAHPGDQERRSQLKRLRKAGERRISELDLPQVADVAELCHHLGQVRDRPIALVPMQMPASHPCGMWVAAHDEDLIFYDANTTSAHQEHIILHELGHIICCHRGAGWLDEESARILFPNLDPDVVRDMLQRATYDDVQEQEAEIIAYLLSQRVGGGRGQGVPPAGEAGDDGESGTSATLSRIERTLI encoded by the coding sequence GTGAGGGGCACCAGGAAGGCACACCCGGGCGACCAGGAGCGCCGCAGCCAGCTCAAGCGGCTCCGGAAGGCGGGCGAGCGGCGCATCAGCGAGCTCGATCTGCCGCAGGTCGCCGACGTGGCGGAGCTCTGCCACCACCTCGGCCAGGTCCGCGACCGCCCGATCGCCCTGGTCCCGATGCAGATGCCCGCGTCGCACCCGTGCGGCATGTGGGTCGCCGCGCACGACGAGGACCTGATCTTCTACGACGCCAACACCACCAGCGCGCATCAGGAGCACATCATCTTGCACGAGCTGGGCCACATCATCTGCTGCCACCGCGGCGCGGGTTGGCTGGACGAGGAGAGTGCCCGCATCCTCTTTCCCAACCTCGACCCCGACGTCGTGCGTGACATGCTCCAGCGCGCGACCTACGACGACGTCCAGGAACAGGAGGCGGAGATCATCGCCTACCTGCTCTCCCAGCGGGTGGGCGGCGGCCGGGGCCAGGGCGTGCCCCCGGCCGGCGAGGCCGGGGACGACGGCGAGTCGGGCACGAGCGCGACGCTCAGCCGGATCGAGCGCACCCTGATCTGA
- a CDS encoding aminotransferase class I/II-fold pyridoxal phosphate-dependent enzyme yields the protein MTAQESLAGPGTGSGRAQHDDIAIVGMACRFPGARDVNQYWRLLTAPQAQFSPIPDSRWRSGTFLSDNFRDASSTYTDTMALLPDVGHFDAAHYGIPPRRAKSMDPQHRLLIDLAREAVQDAGWEADGFDREETSVITALTESGYREISTMQIRMRQLAGGEFGGRSADGSLDMARAVDGLHGSSVAGLLLNMGPNTVSSVLDLHGESYALDSACSGGLMAVANAVFALRAGRCRIALAGGAQLILTPDLLVGLCRIGAISRSGRCLPFGAEADGFVLGEGAGVLVLRPLADALAAGDRVYAVIRGVGTANDGTVQGGMHPQAAGQLRALRRAYRDAGLTPDSVDYLEAHGTGTMVGDPVEIDVLRELRGEESAPAFLGAVKAVVGHSLNAAGVAGLIKTVLAVHRGVIPPQPDFDLADPSRLDAARLAVATTPTPWPATARPRRAGVSAFGFGGTGVHLVLEEPDRAPAPSAPDGPHLLVLSARDRAGLARHARELAHTIALDELPLAAVSDTLARRTPFAERLALVAEDPADAAAKLTAAAEAVAAGRTGELGPGQVTGTVPAGELPEVAVPAPGSLPPELRAGSLARLAERAVTGGTLRPLAQRVPPSTLPPSPLAPRHHWAVDESRLAADEPGAGSVPAAGAVPAGALVQAAGAAPDRAAVPEAGVAPARATAHAPSSGGYAEAPPPVQAPSPVQAASQLQTPATPMAPAYVPPSLSAGTTPDTASANGASTESWAPAASVVFEEVSRTGVIPFSDLSERMALVTDLGFDSLMLQELETGIAKRIPGFRTDEMYSPKLTLERLIALAGPHLTSPPALGEPLPGRPPVEPLPGPAPVEPPAATARVDDFPEVQQFEAQLDTIARSGADFPYFRVHEGTIRDTTVIAGRPYLSFGSYNYLGLSGHPAVDEAVHRAVDRYGTSVSASRMLSGERDLTVRLERALTDFLGVGDCLALVSGHATNVTAIGHLVGAGDLVLHDALAHDSILQGCALSGAARRPFAHNDMGQLAHMLRLNRSRFRRVLIAVEGAYSMDGDLVDLPAAIELKKRYGALLLVDEAHSIGTVGERGRGVGEFFGVERADVDLWMGTLSKAFASCGGYLGGSARAVRWLRHTLPGFVYSVGLTPPNAAAALAATELIVAEPQRVRALRRNADLFLGLAASAGLATGSSAGSPIVPCVLGDSVTTLRVADRLFDRGVIADPIFHPAVEEGLARLRFFVTSEHREDDIRQTVSILAEEVGAVRG from the coding sequence ATGACAGCTCAGGAATCCCTGGCGGGCCCGGGAACGGGCTCGGGGAGAGCGCAGCACGACGACATCGCGATCGTGGGGATGGCCTGCCGGTTTCCGGGGGCCCGCGATGTGAACCAGTACTGGCGGCTCCTCACCGCCCCGCAGGCGCAGTTCTCCCCCATCCCGGACTCCCGGTGGCGCTCCGGCACCTTCCTCAGCGACAACTTCCGTGACGCGTCCTCGACCTACACGGACACCATGGCGCTGCTGCCGGACGTGGGCCACTTCGACGCCGCGCACTACGGCATCCCGCCGCGGCGCGCCAAGTCGATGGACCCGCAGCACCGGCTGCTGATCGACCTCGCCCGCGAGGCGGTCCAGGACGCGGGGTGGGAGGCCGACGGCTTCGACCGCGAGGAGACCTCGGTCATCACCGCGCTCACCGAGTCCGGCTACCGCGAGATCAGCACCATGCAGATCCGGATGCGCCAGCTCGCCGGGGGCGAGTTCGGCGGACGGTCGGCCGACGGGTCGCTGGACATGGCCCGCGCCGTCGACGGCCTGCACGGCTCGTCCGTGGCCGGGCTCCTGCTCAACATGGGGCCGAACACGGTCAGCTCGGTCCTCGACCTGCACGGCGAGAGCTACGCGCTCGACTCGGCGTGCTCCGGCGGGCTCATGGCCGTGGCCAACGCCGTGTTCGCGCTGCGCGCGGGACGCTGCCGCATCGCCCTCGCGGGCGGCGCCCAGCTGATCCTCACGCCCGACCTGCTGGTGGGGCTCTGCCGCATCGGCGCCATCTCGCGCAGCGGCAGGTGCCTGCCGTTCGGCGCGGAGGCCGACGGCTTCGTGCTGGGGGAGGGCGCCGGGGTCCTGGTCCTCAGACCGCTGGCCGACGCGCTGGCGGCCGGCGACCGGGTCTACGCGGTGATCCGCGGCGTCGGCACGGCCAACGACGGGACCGTGCAGGGCGGGATGCACCCCCAGGCGGCCGGCCAGCTCCGGGCGCTGCGCCGGGCCTACCGCGACGCGGGCCTGACCCCGGACTCGGTGGACTACCTGGAGGCGCACGGCACCGGGACCATGGTCGGCGATCCGGTCGAGATCGACGTCCTGCGCGAGCTGCGCGGCGAGGAGAGCGCGCCCGCGTTCCTCGGCGCGGTGAAGGCGGTGGTCGGGCACTCCCTCAACGCCGCCGGTGTCGCCGGGCTCATCAAGACCGTGCTGGCCGTGCACCGGGGCGTGATACCGCCGCAGCCGGACTTCGACCTGGCCGACCCCTCCCGGCTCGACGCCGCGCGCCTGGCCGTCGCGACCACCCCGACCCCCTGGCCGGCCACCGCGCGGCCGCGCAGGGCCGGGGTCAGCGCCTTCGGCTTCGGCGGCACCGGCGTCCACCTGGTGCTGGAGGAGCCCGACCGGGCACCCGCACCCAGCGCACCCGACGGACCGCACCTGCTCGTGCTCAGCGCCCGCGACCGGGCCGGCCTCGCCCGCCACGCCCGGGAACTGGCCCACACCATCGCCCTGGACGAGCTGCCCCTCGCGGCGGTCTCGGACACCCTGGCGCGCCGCACGCCGTTCGCGGAACGCCTCGCCCTCGTGGCCGAGGACCCCGCCGACGCCGCCGCCAAGCTGACCGCCGCGGCCGAGGCCGTGGCGGCGGGCCGCACCGGAGAGCTGGGCCCCGGCCAGGTGACCGGCACGGTGCCGGCCGGCGAGCTGCCCGAGGTCGCCGTACCGGCGCCGGGCTCGCTGCCCCCGGAGCTTCGCGCCGGCTCGCTGGCCCGGCTCGCGGAGCGCGCGGTCACCGGCGGCACGCTCCGCCCCCTGGCGCAGCGAGTCCCCCCGTCCACCCTGCCGCCGAGCCCGCTCGCCCCGCGCCACCACTGGGCGGTCGACGAGTCGCGCCTGGCGGCGGACGAACCCGGGGCGGGCTCCGTGCCTGCCGCGGGCGCCGTCCCGGCCGGGGCCCTCGTGCAGGCCGCGGGCGCCGCACCCGACAGAGCCGCCGTGCCCGAGGCGGGCGTCGCACCCGCCCGGGCCACCGCACACGCCCCGTCCTCCGGCGGGTACGCCGAGGCTCCCCCGCCGGTCCAGGCTCCCTCGCCGGTCCAGGCCGCCTCGCAGCTCCAGACGCCCGCGACCCCCATGGCCCCCGCGTACGTCCCGCCGTCCCTCTCGGCCGGGACCACGCCGGACACCGCCTCCGCGAACGGCGCGTCCACGGAGTCCTGGGCCCCCGCCGCGTCCGTCGTGTTCGAGGAGGTGTCGCGGACGGGCGTCATCCCGTTCTCCGACCTCAGCGAGCGGATGGCGCTGGTGACCGATCTCGGCTTCGACTCCCTGATGCTCCAGGAGCTGGAGACCGGCATCGCCAAGCGGATCCCGGGCTTCCGTACCGACGAGATGTACTCGCCGAAGCTCACCCTGGAACGGCTGATCGCGCTGGCAGGCCCGCACCTGACGTCGCCGCCGGCCCTCGGCGAACCGCTGCCCGGGCGCCCGCCGGTGGAGCCCCTGCCCGGCCCGGCGCCGGTCGAGCCGCCCGCCGCGACCGCGCGCGTCGACGACTTCCCGGAGGTGCAGCAGTTCGAGGCGCAGCTGGACACCATCGCCAGGAGCGGCGCGGACTTCCCCTACTTCCGGGTCCACGAGGGCACCATCCGCGACACGACCGTGATCGCCGGACGGCCGTACCTGTCCTTCGGCAGCTACAACTACCTCGGGCTCTCCGGCCATCCGGCGGTCGACGAGGCCGTGCACCGGGCCGTCGACCGGTACGGGACCTCGGTCTCCGCGAGCCGGATGCTCTCCGGGGAGCGGGACCTGACGGTACGGCTGGAGCGCGCGCTCACGGACTTCCTCGGCGTCGGGGACTGCCTCGCGCTGGTGAGCGGCCACGCCACCAACGTCACCGCGATCGGGCACCTCGTCGGCGCGGGGGACCTCGTGCTGCACGACGCGCTCGCCCACGACAGCATCCTCCAGGGCTGCGCCCTGTCCGGCGCCGCGCGGCGCCCGTTCGCCCACAACGACATGGGCCAGCTCGCACACATGCTGCGGCTCAACCGGTCGAGGTTCAGGCGCGTGCTGATCGCCGTCGAGGGCGCCTACAGCATGGACGGCGACCTGGTCGACCTGCCCGCCGCGATCGAGCTCAAGAAGCGCTACGGCGCGCTGCTGCTCGTCGACGAGGCGCACAGCATCGGCACCGTGGGCGAACGGGGCCGCGGCGTCGGGGAGTTCTTCGGCGTCGAGCGGGCCGACGTGGACCTGTGGATGGGCACCCTGTCCAAGGCCTTCGCGAGCTGCGGCGGCTACCTCGGCGGCTCGGCGCGGGCGGTGCGGTGGCTGCGGCACACCCTGCCGGGCTTCGTCTACAGCGTCGGCCTGACCCCGCCCAACGCGGCCGCGGCGCTGGCCGCCACCGAGCTGATCGTCGCCGAACCGCAGCGGGTGCGGGCGCTGCGGCGGAACGCGGACCTGTTCCTCGGCCTGGCCGCCTCGGCGGGCCTCGCGACGGGTTCGAGCGCCGGCTCGCCCATCGTGCCGTGCGTCCTCGGCGACTCGGTGACGACCCTGCGCGTCGCGGACCGGCTGTTCGACAGGGGCGTCATCGCCGACCCGATCTTCCACCCGGCCGTGGAGGAAGGGCTCGCGAGGCTGCGGTTCTTCGTCACCAGCGAGCACCGTGAGGACGACATCCGGCAGACGGTGTCGATCCTCGCCGAGGAGGTGGGAGCCGTTCGGGGATGA
- a CDS encoding NAD-dependent epimerase/dehydratase family protein — protein sequence MILHVVIGFGPAGAATARLLAEQGHSVRVVTRSGGSPEPGIEHVALDATDSERLIETARGAAAIHNCAGLPYQRWVSEWPPLAASLCTAAEATGAVLVMLGNLYGYGPVDGPLTEELPLAATGPKGRVRAAVWERALALHEAGRIKAVELRASDFFGPGVTDGGHLAARVMPRLLAGKPVSTLGDPDTPHSWSYVPDVARALVEVAGEERAWGRAWHVPTGPALSVRAMADRLAAESGAGQVAVRRLPPAVVGIASLLSPLLRELKEVRYQFDRPFVVDSSAYEAEFTVRTTPVDEQVKQTVAWWRERPAPDGGEL from the coding sequence GTGATTCTTCATGTCGTCATAGGTTTCGGTCCGGCCGGGGCGGCGACCGCTCGGCTGCTGGCCGAACAAGGCCATTCCGTACGGGTCGTCACCAGGTCGGGCGGCAGCCCGGAGCCGGGCATCGAGCACGTCGCACTGGACGCGACGGACAGCGAGCGGCTGATCGAGACCGCGCGGGGCGCCGCCGCGATCCACAACTGCGCAGGACTGCCCTACCAGCGCTGGGTGAGCGAGTGGCCGCCGCTGGCCGCGTCGCTCTGCACGGCGGCCGAGGCCACCGGGGCCGTCCTGGTCATGCTGGGCAACCTCTACGGCTACGGCCCCGTGGACGGCCCCCTGACCGAGGAGCTGCCACTCGCCGCGACCGGCCCCAAGGGGCGCGTGCGCGCAGCCGTCTGGGAGCGGGCGCTGGCCCTGCACGAGGCGGGCCGCATCAAGGCCGTCGAGCTGCGGGCCTCGGACTTCTTCGGACCGGGCGTCACCGACGGCGGGCACCTCGCGGCGCGGGTGATGCCCCGGCTACTGGCCGGCAAGCCCGTCTCGACGCTCGGTGATCCCGACACCCCGCACAGCTGGAGCTACGTCCCCGACGTGGCCAGGGCGCTGGTCGAGGTCGCGGGCGAGGAGCGGGCGTGGGGCCGGGCCTGGCACGTCCCGACGGGGCCCGCGCTGTCCGTACGCGCGATGGCCGACCGCCTCGCCGCGGAGTCGGGCGCGGGGCAGGTCGCGGTGCGCCGGCTGCCGCCGGCCGTGGTGGGGATCGCCTCGCTCCTCTCCCCGCTGCTGCGCGAACTGAAGGAAGTCCGCTACCAGTTCGATCGCCCCTTCGTGGTCGATTCGAGCGCGTACGAGGCGGAGTTCACGGTGCGGACCACACCGGTGGACGAGCAGGTGAAGCAGACCGTGGCCTGGTGGCGCGAGCGACCGGCCCCTGACGGGGGAGAACTATGA
- a CDS encoding MAB_1171c family putative transporter codes for MNTVRNICFEIEALASYAALVYRLFQVRRGWRESAYRALVISLLLQCLTFTMGAIATASDTFLGVTNLAILVMHVSAVAFCVSAQVILLGWVTPAEDVARRTRFWIIAGVALDVLLIVLFLVANGTGRPASDFDTGSGQPLVLIYLLVFIVSQAVPCVTIFRQTGPYARMTGNASLRRALRLLSVAAVVLFLYCTARTVNILTAASGLDIGYWTLAASVFSSAGIVVLSLALTVTSWGGSSTRLLDWARSYRSYRALYPLWRDLYEASPDIVLEPPGAAVSDLNYRLHRRVIEIRDGWRDLRPYIDRTPNGEVPADPGASEESRQAFAEAAQIRRALHAKRTGTIPDDNKDAHDFEDRDADNLTAEVAWLTKVASAYRRLDKDAPAGPNLDKAGSGAVG; via the coding sequence GTGAACACCGTAAGAAACATCTGCTTCGAGATCGAGGCGCTGGCGTCGTATGCCGCGCTCGTCTACCGGCTGTTCCAGGTGAGACGCGGCTGGCGGGAGAGCGCCTACCGGGCACTGGTGATCAGCCTGCTGCTCCAGTGCCTCACCTTCACGATGGGCGCCATCGCCACGGCGAGCGACACCTTCCTCGGGGTCACCAATCTCGCCATCCTGGTGATGCACGTGTCGGCGGTCGCCTTCTGCGTCAGCGCGCAGGTCATCCTGCTGGGCTGGGTGACCCCGGCCGAGGACGTGGCCCGCAGGACCCGGTTCTGGATCATCGCCGGCGTCGCCCTCGACGTCCTGCTGATCGTCCTCTTCCTCGTCGCGAACGGGACCGGGCGGCCGGCGTCGGACTTCGACACGGGCAGCGGGCAGCCGCTGGTCCTCATCTACCTCCTGGTCTTCATCGTCTCCCAGGCGGTCCCGTGCGTGACCATCTTCCGCCAGACCGGCCCCTACGCGCGGATGACCGGCAACGCCTCGCTGCGCCGGGCCCTGCGGCTGCTCTCCGTCGCCGCGGTGGTCCTCTTCCTCTACTGCACGGCCAGGACGGTCAACATCCTCACCGCCGCGAGCGGGCTCGACATCGGCTACTGGACGCTGGCCGCCTCCGTCTTCAGCTCGGCGGGCATCGTCGTCCTCTCGCTCGCCCTGACGGTCACCTCGTGGGGCGGCTCCAGCACCAGGCTGCTGGACTGGGCGCGCAGCTACCGGTCGTACCGTGCCCTCTACCCGCTCTGGCGGGACCTGTACGAGGCCTCGCCGGACATCGTCCTGGAGCCGCCGGGGGCCGCGGTCTCGGACCTCAACTACCGGCTGCACAGGCGGGTCATCGAGATCCGCGACGGATGGCGCGACCTGCGCCCCTACATCGACCGCACCCCGAACGGCGAGGTCCCGGCGGACCCCGGGGCCAGCGAGGAGTCCCGGCAGGCCTTCGCCGAGGCCGCGCAGATCCGGCGGGCCCTGCACGCGAAGCGCACGGGCACCATCCCGGACGACAACAAGGACGCCCACGACTTCGAGGACCGCGACGCGGACAACCTGACCGCGGAGGTCGCCTGGCTCACCAAGGTGGCCTCGGCCTACCGCCGGCTCGACAAGGACGCGCCGGCGGGGCCGAACCTCGACAAGGCGGGTTCGGGAGCGGTTGGTTGA
- a CDS encoding helix-turn-helix domain-containing protein — MSETDDRPTLAVRLDDLFKTVRPKGKHWTNAEVAEELKRTNPDLRVGGVYLSQLRTGKRSNPSPDLLAALARFFGVSVAYFFDDEVAKSVLGELAAVEALRQAGVRAVAMRAAGMKRENLQAITAIMDQYRQMQGLPPVTDASASAAEEEREE, encoded by the coding sequence ATGTCCGAGACCGACGACCGGCCCACGCTGGCGGTGCGTCTGGACGACCTCTTCAAGACGGTTCGCCCGAAGGGCAAGCACTGGACCAACGCCGAGGTCGCGGAGGAGCTGAAGCGGACCAATCCCGATCTCAGGGTCGGGGGTGTGTACCTGTCGCAGCTTCGGACGGGCAAGCGCTCCAATCCCTCACCTGACCTGCTGGCCGCCCTGGCCCGCTTCTTCGGTGTGTCCGTCGCCTACTTCTTCGACGACGAGGTCGCCAAGTCCGTACTCGGGGAGCTCGCCGCCGTCGAGGCACTGCGGCAGGCGGGGGTCCGCGCCGTGGCGATGCGCGCGGCCGGCATGAAGAGGGAGAACCTCCAGGCCATCACGGCCATCATGGACCAGTACCGGCAGATGCAGGGCCTCCCGCCCGTGACCGACGCTTCCGCTTCGGCCGCCGAGGAGGAGCGCGAGGAGTGA
- the adh gene encoding aldehyde dehydrogenase, whose translation MVYAQPGTEGSVVSYAPRYDNFIGGEWVAPAEGRYFENPSPVTGATFCEVARSTAPDVERALDAAHAAADAWGRTSTTERAVILNRIADRIEENLEKLAVAETWENGKPVRETLAADLPLAVDHFRYFAGAIRAQEGSIAEIDADTVAYHFHEPLGVVGQIIPWNFPILMATWKLAPALAAGNCVVIKPAEQTPASLMLVIELIADLLPPGVINVVNGFGFEAGKPLASSSRVAKVAFTGETTTGRLIMQYASENIIPVTLELGGKSPNIFLPDVTAADDDFLDKAVEGFVMFALNQGEVCTCPSRALIHSSIYDEFMARCLERTKAITGGDPLDPATMLGAQASNDQYEKILSYIDIGRQEGADVLTGGGRRTVPGFEGGWYIEPTVFRGTNDMRIFQEEIFGPVVSVTTFDSVDEALKIANETLYGLGAGLWTRDGSTAYRMGREIKAGRVWTNCYHAYPAHAAFGGYKNSGIGRENHKMMLDHYQQTKNLLVSYSPKKLGFF comes from the coding sequence ATGGTCTACGCACAGCCAGGGACCGAGGGCAGCGTCGTCAGCTACGCGCCGCGCTACGACAACTTCATCGGCGGTGAATGGGTGGCTCCCGCCGAAGGCCGCTACTTCGAGAACCCCTCACCGGTGACCGGCGCGACCTTCTGCGAGGTCGCCCGCTCGACGGCCCCGGACGTGGAGCGCGCCCTCGACGCCGCACACGCCGCCGCCGACGCCTGGGGCCGCACCTCCACCACCGAGCGCGCGGTGATCCTCAACAGGATCGCCGACCGCATCGAGGAGAACCTGGAGAAACTGGCCGTCGCCGAGACCTGGGAGAACGGCAAGCCGGTGCGCGAGACGCTGGCGGCCGACCTGCCGCTGGCGGTGGACCACTTCCGCTACTTCGCCGGGGCGATCCGCGCCCAGGAGGGCAGCATCGCGGAGATCGACGCGGACACGGTGGCGTACCACTTCCACGAGCCGCTCGGCGTCGTCGGGCAGATCATCCCCTGGAACTTCCCCATCCTCATGGCGACCTGGAAGCTGGCGCCCGCGCTCGCGGCCGGCAACTGCGTCGTGATCAAGCCCGCCGAGCAGACCCCGGCCAGCCTCATGCTGGTCATCGAGCTGATCGCCGACCTGCTCCCGCCGGGCGTGATCAACGTCGTCAACGGCTTCGGGTTCGAGGCCGGCAAGCCGCTGGCGTCCAGCTCGCGGGTGGCGAAGGTGGCGTTCACCGGCGAGACCACCACCGGGCGCCTGATCATGCAGTACGCCAGCGAGAACATCATCCCCGTCACGCTGGAGCTGGGCGGCAAGAGCCCGAACATCTTCCTGCCCGACGTGACCGCGGCCGACGACGACTTCCTGGACAAGGCGGTCGAGGGCTTCGTGATGTTCGCGCTGAACCAGGGCGAGGTCTGCACCTGCCCGTCCCGGGCCCTGATCCACTCGTCGATCTACGACGAGTTCATGGCCCGCTGCCTCGAACGCACCAAGGCCATCACCGGCGGCGACCCGCTCGACCCCGCCACCATGCTGGGCGCGCAGGCCAGCAACGACCAGTACGAGAAGATCCTCTCCTACATCGACATCGGCCGGCAGGAGGGCGCGGACGTGCTGACCGGCGGCGGCCGGCGCACCGTGCCCGGGTTCGAGGGCGGCTGGTACATCGAGCCCACCGTCTTCCGCGGCACCAACGACATGCGGATCTTCCAGGAGGAGATCTTCGGCCCGGTCGTGTCCGTCACGACGTTCGACTCCGTGGACGAGGCGCTGAAGATCGCCAACGAGACGCTGTACGGGCTCGGCGCGGGCCTGTGGACCCGGGACGGCAGCACGGCGTACCGGATGGGCCGCGAGATCAAGGCGGGACGGGTGTGGACCAACTGCTACCACGCCTACCCCGCGCACGCCGCCTTCGGCGGCTACAAGAACTCCGGGATCGGCCGCGAGAACCACAAGATGATGCTGGATCACTACCAGCAGACCAAGAACCTGCTGGTCAGCTACTCCCCCAAGAAGCTCGGGTTCTTCTGA